Proteins from one Deinococcus sp. AB2017081 genomic window:
- a CDS encoding ArsR/SmtB family transcription factor → MTAASDPAVCEVACTHPEAVATARAALPDAVTVDAATTLLKVVADPTRFRILSALHTGELCVCDLAVVVGISESATSHQLRLLREHRVVASRRVGRTVYYSLLDAHVTTLIGNATEHVRE, encoded by the coding sequence GTGACCGCCGCGTCCGACCCGGCCGTGTGCGAGGTGGCCTGCACCCACCCCGAAGCCGTCGCCACCGCCCGCGCCGCGCTGCCCGACGCGGTCACCGTGGACGCCGCCACCACCCTGCTCAAGGTCGTGGCCGACCCCACCCGCTTCCGCATCCTGAGCGCCCTGCACACCGGCGAGCTGTGCGTGTGCGACCTGGCGGTCGTCGTCGGGATCAGCGAGAGCGCCACCAGCCACCAGCTGCGGCTGCTGCGCGAGCACCGCGTCGTCGCGTCGCGCCGGGTCGGCCGCACCGTGTACTACTCGCTGCTGGACGCGCACGTGACCACCCTGATCGGCAACGCCACCGAGCACGTGCGCGAGTAG
- a CDS encoding GGDEF domain-containing protein, whose amino-acid sequence MAAQRGHPEPWIAAVPGLPQEFTPPQLREQLRRRIYVAALWLGLVVLALLWLVGSTRPQSTGLQASVNALLMGTCVLALWWLRTDRPLQPIERTLYAANTVAALVQFSLTRTGTVSDAALLIASTHLLLIANAIVGYLAFRVREGALFSLGSYALAVAICTWGLSTRPDSGLMLTAVRLHVSVATLLLLVYALAWYRSSYLKISVEHELLARQALTDPLTGLPNRHATYAAIEQLLAQFRQGQPGSVILLDVDHFKAVNDTYGHPAGDRVLISLADTLRAHVDAAHTPGRWGGEEFILVLPGVDVAQATGLAERLRTHLHTTPHPDVGTVTASFGVTAPVPGDDLARLTARADQALYRAKSAGRNRVEIHHASEPLPALEAPG is encoded by the coding sequence ATGGCAGCCCAGCGCGGACACCCGGAACCGTGGATCGCGGCGGTCCCAGGCCTTCCGCAGGAATTCACGCCGCCGCAGCTCCGGGAACAGTTGCGGCGGCGCATCTACGTGGCCGCGTTATGGCTGGGGCTGGTCGTGCTGGCGCTGCTGTGGCTGGTCGGGAGCACCCGCCCGCAGTCCACGGGTCTTCAGGCATCGGTCAATGCCCTCCTGATGGGCACGTGCGTGCTGGCCCTGTGGTGGCTGCGGACGGACCGCCCCCTGCAGCCGATCGAGCGCACGCTGTATGCCGCGAACACGGTGGCCGCCCTGGTGCAGTTCAGCCTGACCCGCACGGGCACCGTGTCCGACGCGGCCCTGCTGATCGCGAGCACGCACCTGCTCCTGATCGCCAATGCCATCGTGGGATACCTGGCCTTCCGCGTCCGTGAGGGGGCACTGTTCAGCCTGGGCAGTTACGCGCTGGCCGTGGCGATCTGCACGTGGGGCCTGTCCACCCGCCCCGATTCCGGGCTGATGCTGACCGCGGTGCGGCTGCATGTCTCGGTGGCCACCCTGCTGCTGCTGGTCTATGCCCTGGCGTGGTACCGCAGCTCCTACCTGAAGATCTCCGTGGAGCACGAACTCCTCGCGCGGCAGGCGCTCACCGATCCGCTGACCGGCCTGCCGAACCGGCACGCCACCTATGCCGCCATCGAGCAGCTGCTCGCGCAGTTCCGGCAGGGCCAGCCGGGCAGCGTGATCCTGCTGGACGTCGATCATTTCAAGGCCGTGAACGACACCTATGGCCACCCCGCAGGCGACCGCGTGCTGATCTCGCTGGCCGACACGCTGCGGGCGCACGTGGACGCGGCCCACACCCCCGGCCGCTGGGGCGGTGAGGAATTCATCCTGGTGCTTCCCGGCGTGGATGTCGCGCAGGCGACCGGTCTTGCGGAGCGCCTGCGGACACATCTGCACACGACACCACACCCGGACGTGGGCACCGTGACCGCGAGTTTCGGCGTCACGGCGCCCGTCCCTGGCGACGACCTGGCCCGCCTGACCGCCCGCGCCGATCAGGCGCTGTACCGGGCCAAGAGTGCAGGGCGCAACCGGGTCGAGATCCACCACGCGTCGGAACCGCTGCCGGCGCTGGAGGCGCCGGGCTGA
- a CDS encoding serine hydrolase, which translates to MTSVLRVALPVALIATSTGQAQTVTPAQALTRLLSASELQAEWFAPEFLAQVPLATIAAQLKSLGAAYGAFVRLETLQGMPLAVYERGTLVITASSLDAQGRLTGFGAVPGPASAAPQAPTPAQREQAAALLKSLFETDPVDTTRFSADFLAQVSAADLTALFRNLRAQYGAVQRVTATDSGWRITLEKGELDVTSFVVDAQGLVTSLLVQPVTATPTFGSLDEARAAFAALPGQVSLLVQQVGGPVRTELNSARLLAVGSAFKLAILGELQAQVQAGTLAWTDTATLTDADKSLPSGTLQNEPTGRAYPLRDLAARMIAQSDNTATDLLLRTVGRAGVEARLGQSAMPGTREAFALKNPANLSLLRAYRDAGLNRDARRAVLAQAAAAPLPNVGVFAPGRITAQDVEWFVSTRRLCSLMADVAALPETQLNPGVAQPGDFARASFKGGSETGVLNLTTQVTTKAGTTYCVSATWNRPQALDEGQFVALYGGVLNLLK; encoded by the coding sequence ATGACATCCGTGTTGCGAGTCGCCCTTCCCGTCGCCCTGATCGCCACGTCCACGGGGCAGGCCCAGACCGTCACGCCGGCCCAGGCCCTGACCCGGCTGCTGTCGGCCAGCGAGCTCCAGGCCGAGTGGTTCGCGCCGGAGTTCCTGGCCCAGGTGCCGCTGGCGACCATCGCCGCGCAGCTGAAGTCCCTCGGGGCGGCGTATGGCGCCTTCGTGCGGCTGGAGACCCTTCAGGGCATGCCGCTGGCCGTGTACGAGCGGGGCACGCTGGTCATCACCGCCTCCTCACTGGACGCCCAGGGCCGCCTGACGGGCTTCGGCGCGGTGCCCGGCCCGGCGTCGGCCGCGCCGCAGGCCCCGACGCCGGCACAGCGGGAACAGGCCGCTGCCCTCCTGAAGTCGCTGTTCGAGACCGATCCGGTGGACACCACGCGCTTCAGCGCGGACTTCCTGGCGCAGGTCAGTGCCGCCGACCTGACCGCGCTGTTCCGGAACCTCCGTGCCCAGTACGGCGCGGTGCAGAGGGTGACGGCGACCGACAGCGGGTGGCGGATCACCCTTGAGAAGGGCGAGCTTGACGTGACTTCCTTCGTGGTGGATGCCCAGGGCCTGGTCACGTCGCTGCTCGTGCAGCCGGTGACGGCCACCCCCACCTTCGGGTCGCTGGACGAGGCCCGCGCCGCCTTCGCGGCCCTGCCGGGGCAGGTGAGCCTGCTGGTGCAGCAGGTCGGCGGCCCGGTGCGGACGGAGCTGAACAGCGCCCGCCTGCTGGCGGTCGGCTCGGCCTTCAAGCTCGCCATCCTGGGAGAACTCCAGGCGCAGGTGCAGGCGGGCACGCTGGCCTGGACAGACACCGCGACCCTGACCGACGCAGACAAGAGCCTGCCCAGCGGCACGCTCCAGAACGAGCCCACGGGCCGCGCGTACCCCCTGCGTGATCTGGCCGCCCGGATGATCGCGCAGAGCGACAACACCGCCACGGATCTCCTGCTGCGCACGGTCGGCCGGGCGGGCGTCGAGGCGCGGCTGGGCCAGAGCGCCATGCCCGGCACCCGCGAGGCCTTCGCCCTGAAGAATCCGGCGAACCTGAGCCTGCTGCGGGCCTACCGGGACGCCGGCCTGAACCGCGACGCCCGCCGCGCCGTGCTCGCGCAGGCCGCCGCCGCGCCGTTGCCGAATGTGGGTGTGTTCGCGCCGGGCCGGATCACCGCGCAGGATGTCGAGTGGTTCGTCAGCACCCGCCGCCTGTGCAGCCTGATGGCAGACGTGGCTGCCCTGCCCGAGACGCAGCTGAATCCCGGTGTGGCGCAGCCGGGCGACTTCGCCCGCGCCAGCTTCAAGGGCGGCAGCGAGACCGGCGTGCTGAACCTGACCACCCAGGTCACCACCAAGGCGGGCACGACGTACTGCGTCAGCGCCACGTGGAACCGCCCCCAGGCGCTGGACGAGGGACAGTTCGTGGCCCTGTACGGCGGCGTCCTCAACCTGCTGAAATAG
- a CDS encoding carbon-nitrogen hydrolase family protein: MNGRNVQAAMRDAAARGTRLIHFPEGMLSGYAKNPIQDWAEVDWDVVREELEAVMALAAALKLWVVLGSAHPLTPPHWPHNSMYVISDQGSIVTRYDKRVCSYTEVTRFYTPGHAPTVFEVDGWRFGCVICVEINFPALFMEYDRLGVDALLLSTYPVDRIFLVKARAHAAIHNVWISVSSVTETDHLFRSALIDPRGEVAAEVPGVQGVVVSTLDRSAPELDIALAKARPWRASVADDPRYDTAGLDDPRSTDRTSV; this comes from the coding sequence GTGAACGGCCGGAATGTCCAGGCCGCCATGCGGGACGCTGCCGCCCGGGGAACCCGGCTGATCCACTTTCCGGAGGGCATGCTCTCGGGCTACGCGAAGAATCCGATCCAGGACTGGGCCGAGGTCGACTGGGACGTCGTGCGGGAGGAACTGGAGGCGGTGATGGCCCTGGCCGCAGCGTTGAAGCTCTGGGTCGTGCTCGGCTCGGCGCACCCGTTGACGCCGCCGCACTGGCCGCACAACAGCATGTATGTGATCTCCGATCAGGGAAGCATCGTGACCCGCTACGACAAGCGAGTCTGCTCGTACACCGAGGTCACGCGCTTCTATACCCCCGGCCACGCGCCCACCGTGTTCGAGGTGGACGGCTGGCGCTTCGGCTGCGTGATCTGCGTCGAGATCAACTTCCCGGCGCTGTTCATGGAGTACGACCGGCTGGGCGTGGACGCCCTGCTGCTCAGCACCTATCCGGTCGACCGCATCTTCCTCGTCAAGGCGCGTGCCCACGCGGCCATCCACAACGTCTGGATCAGCGTGTCCAGCGTCACCGAGACCGACCACCTGTTCCGTTCAGCCCTGATCGATCCGCGCGGCGAGGTCGCGGCCGAGGTGCCCGGCGTGCAGGGCGTCGTCGTGAGCACCCTTGACCGGAGTGCGCCGGAACTGGACATCGCCCTCGCGAAGGCGCGGCCGTGGCGGGCCAGTGTCGCAGATGATCCCCGCTACGACACAGCCGGTCTGGACGACCCACGCAGCACGGATCGAACCAGCGTCTAG
- the gatC gene encoding Asp-tRNA(Asn)/Glu-tRNA(Gln) amidotransferase subunit GatC — protein sequence MIDAAQIDHLAALARLQLTPEERADMQTDLGRILGYFELLNEVDVDGVEEMQRPVSLVNVLRDDVPGEVFPRAVLEALAPEMQDGSVRVPRTVEAD from the coding sequence ATGATTGACGCGGCGCAGATCGACCACCTCGCTGCCCTGGCCCGGCTGCAACTCACCCCCGAGGAGCGGGCGGACATGCAGACGGATCTGGGCCGCATCCTCGGGTACTTTGAACTCCTGAACGAGGTGGACGTGGACGGCGTGGAGGAGATGCAGCGCCCCGTGTCCCTGGTGAACGTGCTGCGCGACGACGTGCCCGGCGAGGTCTTCCCCCGCGCCGTGCTGGAGGCCCTGGCCCCCGAGATGCAGGACGGTTCGGTGCGCGTGCCCCGCACCGTCGAGGCCGACTGA
- a CDS encoding toxic anion resistance protein, translated as MSDAPGPLTPPDSVLKAPDAVPGVQPQQAPEMVPLSDDDRARLDTMARAFAEDVLNAGTHTPEFKRKLDAVHDLGLPEQRAAAQSSNRMLDRPLRATRVGALAEGSDILKGLTELRRTVEGLDPSRTPTPRRFLGMLPGGKKVQNHMDKYQSAQSHLNGILEALYRGQDELRRDNATIETEKVHLWETMQKLRQYAHVGKAVDEALTGRLAVLQMTDPEKARMVSEELLFAVRQRVTDLLTQLAVSIQGYLALDLVRRNNLELIKGVDRATTTTVSALKTALMVSQALGTQQAVLGQVTALNDTTGRMIGSTAKLLREQSTEIQRQAGSATVDPQIIQNAFREVYGALDAISSYRQQALERFKDTMQVLDREVGQAQTYLDRERQQVSRELAQDLNVTPQGELKI; from the coding sequence ATGAGTGATGCCCCCGGCCCACTGACCCCACCCGACTCGGTGCTCAAGGCTCCGGACGCCGTGCCGGGCGTGCAGCCGCAGCAGGCTCCGGAGATGGTGCCGCTGTCCGACGACGACCGCGCCCGCCTGGACACCATGGCCCGCGCGTTTGCCGAGGACGTGCTGAACGCGGGCACCCACACCCCGGAGTTCAAGCGCAAGCTCGACGCCGTGCACGATCTGGGCCTGCCCGAGCAGCGGGCCGCCGCGCAGAGTTCAAATCGCATGCTCGACCGCCCCCTGCGGGCCACCCGCGTGGGCGCGCTGGCCGAGGGCAGCGACATCCTGAAAGGTCTGACCGAGCTGCGCCGCACCGTGGAGGGCCTCGACCCCAGCCGCACCCCCACGCCCCGGCGCTTCCTGGGCATGCTGCCCGGCGGCAAGAAGGTTCAGAACCACATGGACAAGTACCAGAGCGCCCAGAGCCACCTGAACGGCATTCTGGAGGCGCTGTACCGGGGCCAGGACGAGTTGCGCCGCGACAACGCCACCATCGAGACCGAGAAGGTGCACCTGTGGGAGACCATGCAGAAGCTCCGGCAGTACGCCCACGTGGGCAAGGCGGTCGATGAGGCCCTGACTGGCCGCCTGGCGGTACTCCAGATGACCGACCCGGAAAAGGCCCGCATGGTCAGCGAGGAACTGCTGTTCGCCGTGCGCCAGCGCGTGACCGACCTGCTGACCCAGCTCGCCGTCAGCATCCAGGGCTACCTGGCGCTGGATCTGGTGCGCCGCAACAATCTGGAACTCATCAAGGGGGTCGACCGGGCCACCACCACCACTGTCAGCGCCCTGAAGACGGCCCTGATGGTCTCACAGGCGTTGGGCACGCAGCAGGCCGTACTGGGGCAGGTCACGGCCCTGAACGACACGACCGGCCGCATGATCGGCAGCACAGCGAAGCTCCTGCGCGAGCAGTCCACCGAGATCCAGCGGCAGGCGGGCAGCGCCACCGTCGATCCGCAGATCATCCAGAATGCCTTCCGCGAGGTGTACGGCGCGCTCGACGCCATCAGCTCGTACCGGCAGCAGGCACTGGAACGCTTCAAGGACACCATGCAGGTGCTCGACAGGGAGGTCGGGCAGGCACAGACGTATCTGGATCGCGAGCGCCAGCAGGTCTCACGGGAACTCGCGCAGGATCTGAACGTGACGCCGCAGGGCGAACTGAAGATCTGA
- a CDS encoding heavy metal translocating P-type ATPase, with translation MADPASVPLTYVVDGMDCASCVRKVEAMVGRLPGAGDVQTSFTQQTLRLALDETRTPREALEGNLRALGYVPTLQVVQTTPPTPRAGDLAAPTVPGRAWYATPAGRLVVLSGALLLAAWVLGFLAPATSTAAYIAATLVGTVPLARRAWASARLGEPFSINTLVTLAAIGAVLIGEAAEGAVVVFLFTVGELLEGVAAGRARAGIHALAALAPRTALLVHGEHTHEVGADTLQVGQTVQVNPGARVPADGRVLSGMSSVDDSPVTGESVPVVKAVGDTVYAGSINADGVLHVQVERTAADNTIARIIHMVEEAEASRAPTARFIDRFSRVYTPGVVLVSALVAVVPPLLLGQPWHEWLYRGLALLLIGCPCALVLSVPAAVTSAVSAGTRRGLLVKGGAALEAVGGVKTVAFDKTGTLTAGHPAVTQVRGLELPESEVLRLAAAVESGSSHPLARAVTDAARAAGLTVPAATDARAVPGRGVTATVEGRPVYVSAPTHAASLVPLTGLDDDITDLEATGHTVVILHDDTRALGLLALRDELRGDAASAVAALRALGIGTVMLTGDNARTAHAVAAPLDIDVRAGLLPEDKLRIIAGLPGPVAMVGDGINDAPALARADVGIAMGGGTNVALETADAALLRSRVQGVVELVGLSRATMGNIRQNIAFALGLKAIFLVTTLLGTTNLWMAILADTGATAIVTANALRLLRWQPRKGA, from the coding sequence ATGGCTGATCCCGCCTCCGTACCGCTCACCTACGTTGTAGACGGCATGGACTGCGCCAGCTGCGTCCGCAAGGTCGAGGCCATGGTCGGCCGCCTGCCCGGTGCCGGCGACGTGCAGACCAGTTTCACGCAGCAGACCCTGCGGCTGGCCCTGGACGAGACCCGCACACCGCGCGAGGCGCTGGAGGGCAATCTGCGGGCACTGGGCTATGTTCCGACCCTCCAGGTGGTGCAGACCACACCCCCCACCCCGCGGGCCGGGGATCTGGCCGCACCGACGGTACCGGGCCGCGCGTGGTACGCCACGCCCGCCGGCCGCCTGGTCGTCCTGAGTGGAGCCTTGCTGCTGGCTGCGTGGGTGCTGGGCTTCCTGGCCCCAGCCACATCGACCGCCGCGTATATCGCGGCCACGCTGGTCGGCACGGTGCCGCTGGCCCGCCGCGCGTGGGCCAGTGCCCGGCTGGGCGAGCCCTTCAGTATCAACACGCTGGTCACCCTGGCCGCCATCGGCGCGGTGCTGATCGGCGAGGCGGCCGAGGGGGCGGTGGTCGTGTTCCTGTTCACGGTGGGCGAACTCCTGGAGGGCGTCGCGGCAGGCCGGGCGCGGGCGGGGATCCACGCGCTGGCGGCCCTCGCGCCCCGCACGGCGCTGCTCGTCCACGGGGAACACACGCACGAAGTCGGCGCGGATACGCTTCAGGTCGGGCAGACGGTGCAGGTCAATCCCGGCGCACGGGTGCCCGCCGACGGGCGGGTGCTGAGCGGCATGTCCAGCGTGGACGACAGCCCCGTGACCGGCGAGAGCGTGCCGGTCGTGAAGGCCGTGGGCGATACGGTCTACGCCGGGAGCATCAATGCCGACGGTGTGCTGCACGTGCAGGTCGAGCGGACGGCCGCCGACAACACGATTGCCCGGATCATCCACATGGTCGAGGAAGCCGAGGCGAGCCGCGCCCCCACGGCCCGATTCATCGACCGCTTCAGCCGCGTGTACACGCCGGGCGTGGTGCTGGTCTCGGCGCTGGTGGCCGTGGTGCCGCCGCTGCTGCTGGGTCAGCCGTGGCACGAGTGGCTGTACCGGGGGCTGGCGCTGCTGCTGATCGGCTGCCCGTGTGCGCTGGTGCTGTCCGTCCCGGCCGCCGTGACCAGCGCCGTCAGCGCGGGCACCCGCCGGGGTCTGCTCGTCAAGGGCGGCGCAGCCCTGGAGGCCGTCGGGGGCGTGAAGACCGTGGCCTTCGACAAGACCGGCACCCTGACCGCCGGCCACCCGGCCGTGACCCAGGTGCGCGGCCTGGAGCTCCCCGAATCCGAGGTGCTGCGCCTCGCCGCCGCCGTGGAATCCGGCAGCAGCCACCCGCTGGCCCGCGCCGTGACGGACGCCGCCCGCGCTGCCGGTCTGACGGTGCCCGCCGCCACCGACGCCCGCGCCGTGCCCGGACGGGGCGTGACCGCGACCGTGGAGGGCCGCCCCGTGTACGTCAGTGCGCCCACGCACGCGGCCAGTCTGGTGCCGCTGACCGGCCTGGACGACGACATCACCGATCTGGAGGCCACCGGGCACACGGTGGTCATCCTGCACGACGACACGCGGGCGCTGGGGCTGCTCGCCCTGCGGGACGAACTGCGCGGGGACGCCGCGTCGGCCGTCGCCGCGCTGCGTGCCCTGGGCATCGGCACGGTCATGCTCACGGGCGACAATGCTCGCACTGCTCACGCCGTCGCCGCGCCGCTGGACATCGACGTCCGCGCCGGGCTGCTCCCGGAGGACAAACTGCGGATCATTGCGGGGCTGCCCGGCCCCGTCGCCATGGTCGGGGACGGCATCAACGACGCGCCCGCGCTGGCCCGCGCCGACGTCGGGATCGCCATGGGCGGCGGCACCAACGTCGCGCTGGAGACCGCCGACGCCGCGCTGCTGCGCTCCCGCGTGCAGGGTGTGGTGGAACTCGTGGGCCTGTCGCGGGCCACCATGGGCAACATCCGGCAGAACATCGCCTTCGCGCTGGGCCTCAAGGCCATCTTCCTGGTGACCACGCTGCTGGGCACCACGAACCTGTGGATGGCGATCCTGGCCGACACCGGGGCCACGGCCATCGTGACCGCCAACGCCCTGCGGCTGCTGCGCTGGCAGCCCCGGAAGGGCGCGTGA
- a CDS encoding BsuPI-related putative proteinase inhibitor yields the protein MKRVLLTLSVLTLAAAPLTGVATAQSTTSSAFPSGYTRAQLDAVAPLLTDLKTLQSSRVDLAQGRVVVVGLSAVDRLTLLVRLRQANLPTGIVDYQVGAQVDTGTGPTGTATPAPAPAAPTLPATTTLTVKGAPLAPTLRPALSGPTTLRAGTATTWSFTLANSGRSPVTLSHGACDVRFEVISAAGEIVRPDPKDTLCTMQLVNTTVGAGESSEVQKVRWDGRGAGGQVLPAGTYTLRAVFVGAGAYSPPATMTVTLTN from the coding sequence ATGAAGCGAGTCCTGTTGACCCTGTCCGTGCTCACCCTGGCCGCCGCGCCCCTGACCGGCGTGGCGACCGCACAGTCGACCACCTCCAGCGCGTTCCCGTCGGGCTATACGCGGGCACAGCTGGACGCCGTGGCCCCGCTGCTGACCGATCTGAAGACCCTGCAGTCCAGCCGCGTGGATCTCGCGCAGGGCCGCGTGGTCGTGGTGGGCCTGTCGGCGGTGGATCGCCTGACCCTGCTGGTACGCCTGCGCCAGGCGAACCTGCCGACCGGCATCGTGGACTATCAGGTGGGTGCCCAGGTGGACACGGGCACGGGCCCGACCGGCACCGCGACCCCAGCACCGGCCCCCGCCGCCCCCACCCTGCCCGCCACGACCACCCTGACGGTCAAGGGCGCCCCGCTGGCTCCCACCCTGCGCCCCGCCCTGAGCGGCCCGACCACGCTCCGCGCCGGTACCGCGACCACGTGGAGCTTCACCCTGGCGAACAGCGGCCGGAGCCCTGTGACCCTGTCGCATGGGGCATGCGACGTGCGCTTCGAGGTCATCAGCGCGGCCGGCGAGATCGTGCGGCCCGATCCCAAGGACACCCTGTGCACCATGCAGCTCGTGAACACCACGGTCGGCGCGGGCGAGTCCAGCGAGGTGCAGAAGGTGCGCTGGGACGGCCGGGGCGCGGGCGGCCAGGTGCTGCCGGCCGGCACGTATACCCTGCGGGCCGTGTTCGTCGGTGCGGGCGCGTACAGCCCCCCGGCCACGATGACGGTCACCCTCACGAACTGA
- the serS gene encoding serine--tRNA ligase has protein sequence MLDLKFIRENAGAVKEAIRVKGVPLDLDDLLALDRELLGVKQRVEALQTERNANAKLVPRATPEERPALIQTGKDLSEEIKGLEPSLRAHEEQLRQLLLRVPNIPHASVPVGRDDTENVELRREGVLPTFDFTPLDQVELLERQGWSDFERVARVSGSRSYLLKGDGALLEMAVQMFAMAFLAGRGFTPLSTTALVRPETLVNSGHFPGDEESVYKLEGDELMLAGTAEVPVNSLYAGEQLTHEQLPMTFAAISGAFRREAGSAGRDVRGLIRVHEFRKVEQYVICHADEQEALRWFGTILGNAEALLSALELPYRVVQNCTGDMGAGKVLMYDIETWVPSEQVYRETHSCSYLGDWQARRTGLRYRDQDGRLVYAHTLNNTGIATPRILVPFLENHQQRDGTIRVPQALRPYLGGRDTLGTPVR, from the coding sequence ATGCTCGATCTCAAGTTCATCCGCGAGAACGCCGGAGCCGTGAAAGAGGCCATCCGCGTCAAGGGCGTGCCCCTCGACCTCGATGACCTGCTGGCCCTCGACCGCGAGCTGCTGGGCGTCAAGCAGCGCGTCGAGGCGCTCCAGACCGAGCGCAACGCCAACGCGAAGCTGGTGCCCCGCGCCACGCCCGAGGAGCGGCCCGCGCTGATCCAGACGGGCAAGGATCTGTCCGAGGAGATCAAGGGGCTGGAGCCGTCGCTGCGGGCCCACGAGGAACAGCTGCGGCAACTGCTGCTGCGCGTGCCGAACATCCCCCACGCCAGCGTGCCGGTCGGCCGCGACGACACCGAGAACGTCGAGCTGCGCCGCGAGGGGGTGCTGCCCACCTTCGACTTCACGCCGCTGGATCAGGTCGAGCTGCTGGAGCGCCAGGGCTGGAGCGACTTCGAGCGCGTGGCCCGCGTGTCGGGCAGCCGCAGCTACCTGCTGAAGGGCGACGGCGCGCTGCTGGAAATGGCCGTGCAGATGTTCGCCATGGCCTTCCTGGCGGGCCGGGGCTTCACGCCGCTCAGCACGACCGCGCTGGTGCGTCCCGAGACGCTGGTGAATTCCGGACATTTCCCCGGCGACGAGGAGAGCGTGTACAAGCTCGAGGGCGACGAGCTGATGCTGGCCGGCACCGCCGAGGTGCCCGTGAACAGCCTGTATGCCGGCGAGCAGCTCACGCACGAGCAGCTCCCGATGACCTTCGCGGCGATCAGCGGCGCGTTCCGCCGCGAGGCCGGGTCGGCGGGCCGGGACGTGCGGGGCCTGATCCGCGTGCATGAGTTCCGCAAGGTCGAGCAGTACGTGATCTGCCACGCCGACGAGCAGGAGGCCCTGCGCTGGTTTGGCACCATCCTGGGGAACGCCGAGGCGCTGCTCTCGGCCCTGGAACTGCCGTACCGCGTCGTGCAGAACTGTACCGGCGACATGGGCGCGGGCAAGGTGCTCATGTACGACATCGAGACCTGGGTGCCCAGCGAGCAGGTCTACCGCGAGACGCACTCGTGCTCGTACCTGGGCGACTGGCAGGCGCGCCGCACCGGCCTGCGCTACCGCGATCAGGACGGCAGACTGGTGTACGCGCACACCCTGAACAACACCGGGATCGCCACGCCGCGCATCCTGGTGCCCTTCCTGGAAAATCACCAGCAGCGCGACGGCACCATCCGGGTGCCACAGGCCCTGCGCCCCTACCTGGGCGGCCGCGACACGCTGGGCACACCGGTTCGCTGA